Proteins encoded in a region of the Streptomyces sp. NBC_00310 genome:
- a CDS encoding GntR family transcriptional regulator — translation MAAELTGLADDRALLGRTSTAERVSDILRSRIAEGFFPPGTRLSEDSIGGALGVSRNTLREAFRLLTHERLLVHELNRGVFVRVLTVEDVEDIYRTRRLVECAVVRGLGAPPYGLDGLAEAVAEGQREAREGDWKGVSTANIHFHRELVALAGSARTDELMRSVFAELRLAFHVVDNPRRLYEPYLARNLLILQTLQRGERDEAEHLLAAYLDDSLENLVEVYGRRVADVT, via the coding sequence ATGGCCGCCGAACTGACCGGACTTGCCGACGACCGTGCCCTCCTGGGGCGCACCAGCACCGCCGAGCGGGTTTCGGACATCCTCCGGAGCCGCATCGCCGAGGGCTTCTTCCCGCCCGGCACACGGCTGTCCGAGGACAGCATCGGCGGTGCCCTCGGTGTCTCCCGCAACACCCTCCGCGAGGCGTTCCGCCTGCTCACCCATGAACGGCTCCTCGTCCACGAGCTCAACCGCGGCGTCTTCGTGCGCGTGCTGACCGTCGAGGACGTCGAGGACATCTACCGCACCCGCCGCCTCGTCGAGTGCGCCGTCGTGCGCGGCCTCGGGGCCCCGCCGTACGGTCTCGACGGCCTCGCCGAAGCCGTCGCGGAAGGGCAGCGCGAGGCGCGTGAAGGTGACTGGAAAGGTGTCTCCACCGCCAACATCCACTTCCACCGCGAACTGGTCGCCCTCGCCGGCAGCGCCCGCACCGACGAGCTGATGCGCAGCGTCTTCGCCGAACTCCGGCTCGCGTTCCACGTGGTGGACAATCCGCGCAGGTTGTACGAGCCGTACCTGGCGCGCAACCTCCTCATCCTCCAGACGCTGCAGCGAGGGGAGCGGGACGAGGCCGAGCACCTGCTGGCGGCATACCTCGACGACTCGCTGGAGAACCTGGTGGAGGTGTACGGCCGCCGGGTCGCCGACGTCACCTGA
- a CDS encoding MFS transporter codes for MSTPPPSPALSSTTKPDQGEPISDDGAFGWLRALGPRGRRAFGGAFGGYALDSYDYFTLPLSMVALTAYFGLDNGQTGLFTTVTLVVSAIGGAAAGVLADRIGRVKALMITVVTYAVFTVACGFAPNYETLLVFRALQGLGFGGEWAVGAILVAEYASAKHRGRTLGAIQSSWAVGWGLAVIVYTMVFSFLDDDLAWRVMFWTGALPALLVIWVRRSVEDAPQAAAAREKSAERGSFAAIFRPGTATQPGLLRTTVFAVLLSTGVQGGYYTLATWVPTYLKTERGLSVVGTGGYLTLLISGAFIGYLTGGYLTDRLGRRRNIWLFAVLSALCILAYANIPSGADTLLLVLGFPLGFCMSAIFSGFGSFLSELYPSAVRGTGQGFTYNTGRAVGAVFPTTVGFLADSWGVGGALIFGAIGYGLAAVALLGLPETRGKELV; via the coding sequence ATGAGCACGCCCCCTCCCTCCCCGGCCCTCTCCTCCACGACCAAGCCCGACCAGGGCGAACCGATCTCGGACGACGGCGCGTTCGGCTGGCTGCGCGCCCTCGGACCGCGTGGTCGCCGCGCCTTCGGCGGCGCGTTCGGCGGCTACGCGCTCGACTCGTACGACTACTTCACGCTGCCGCTGAGCATGGTCGCGCTCACGGCCTACTTCGGCCTGGACAACGGCCAGACCGGACTGTTCACCACGGTCACCCTGGTCGTGTCGGCGATCGGCGGCGCCGCCGCGGGCGTGCTCGCGGACCGGATCGGCCGGGTGAAGGCGCTGATGATCACCGTGGTGACCTACGCGGTCTTCACCGTGGCCTGCGGCTTCGCGCCCAACTACGAGACCCTGCTGGTCTTCCGCGCCCTTCAGGGGCTGGGCTTCGGCGGTGAGTGGGCGGTCGGCGCGATCCTGGTCGCCGAGTACGCGAGCGCCAAGCACCGGGGACGTACGCTCGGCGCGATCCAGAGCTCCTGGGCCGTGGGCTGGGGACTGGCCGTGATCGTCTACACGATGGTCTTCTCCTTCCTCGACGACGACCTGGCCTGGCGCGTGATGTTCTGGACCGGCGCACTGCCCGCGCTGCTCGTGATCTGGGTGCGCCGCTCGGTCGAGGACGCCCCGCAGGCCGCGGCCGCACGCGAGAAGAGCGCCGAGAGGGGCTCGTTCGCCGCGATCTTCCGGCCGGGCACGGCCACCCAGCCGGGTCTGCTGCGCACCACTGTGTTCGCGGTGCTGCTCTCCACCGGCGTCCAGGGCGGCTACTACACGCTGGCGACCTGGGTGCCCACGTATCTGAAGACGGAGCGGGGTCTGTCGGTCGTCGGCACCGGCGGCTACCTCACCCTTCTGATCTCCGGCGCCTTCATCGGCTACCTGACCGGCGGCTATCTCACCGACCGGCTGGGCCGCCGGCGGAACATCTGGCTCTTCGCGGTGCTCTCGGCGCTGTGCATCCTGGCGTACGCGAACATCCCGAGCGGCGCCGACACCCTTCTCCTGGTCCTCGGTTTCCCCCTCGGGTTCTGTATGTCGGCGATCTTCAGCGGCTTCGGCTCGTTCCTCAGCGAGCTGTACCCGTCGGCCGTGCGGGGCACCGGGCAGGGCTTCACGTACAACACCGGCCGTGCGGTGGGCGCCGTCTTCCCGACCACGGTCGGCTTCCTGGCCGACAGCTGGGGCGTCGGCGGCGCGCTGATCTTCGGCGCGATCGGCTACGGCCTGGCGGCGGTGGCCCTGCTCGGCCTCCCGGAAACACGCGGAAAGGAACTCGTGTGA
- a CDS encoding putative hydro-lyase has protein sequence MNHVTTHDRLPTGATQGPPASAPHDRPLTLVDPHAHAWTPEEARARFRSGVSGPTAGVAAGHTQANLISVPADWAYDMLLFCQRNPKPCPVLDVTDAGAWTTPLAEGADLRTDLPRYRVWEHGELVAEPTDVVDVWREDLVSFLIGCSFTFEWALTEAGVPMRHIEQGRNVSMYVTGRQCRPAGRMRGPMVVSMRPVPPEHLAAAIRESSLLPAVHGGPVHCGEAAGLGIADVSRPDFGDPVDAEPDDVPVFWACGVTPQAAVMASRPPFAITHAPGQMFLTDARDEQYRVF, from the coding sequence GTGAACCACGTGACGACTCACGACCGTCTCCCGACCGGCGCCACCCAAGGCCCCCCGGCCTCCGCCCCGCACGACCGCCCCTTGACCCTCGTGGACCCGCACGCGCACGCGTGGACCCCCGAAGAGGCGCGCGCCCGGTTCCGTTCGGGCGTGTCCGGCCCCACCGCCGGGGTCGCCGCCGGGCACACCCAGGCGAACCTGATCTCGGTGCCCGCCGACTGGGCGTACGACATGCTGCTGTTCTGCCAGCGCAACCCCAAGCCGTGTCCCGTGCTCGACGTCACGGACGCCGGCGCGTGGACGACCCCGCTCGCCGAGGGCGCGGACCTGCGCACGGATCTGCCGCGCTACCGGGTCTGGGAGCACGGCGAGTTGGTGGCCGAGCCGACGGACGTGGTGGACGTCTGGCGCGAGGACCTCGTGTCGTTCCTGATCGGGTGCAGTTTCACCTTCGAGTGGGCGCTGACCGAAGCCGGCGTCCCGATGCGCCACATCGAGCAGGGCCGCAACGTCTCGATGTACGTCACCGGACGCCAGTGCCGGCCCGCCGGCCGGATGCGGGGCCCGATGGTCGTGTCGATGCGTCCGGTGCCGCCCGAGCATCTGGCCGCCGCGATCCGGGAGAGCAGTCTGCTCCCGGCCGTGCACGGCGGCCCGGTGCACTGCGGCGAGGCGGCGGGCCTCGGCATCGCGGACGTGTCCCGCCCGGACTTCGGCGACCCGGTGGACGCCGAACCGGACGACGTCCCGGTGTTCTGGGCCTGCGGGGTGACACCCCAGGCCGCTGTGATGGCCTCCCGCCCACCGTTCGCGATCACCCACGCACCGGGCCAGATGTTCCTGACCGACGCCCGCGACGAGCAGTACCGAGTCTTCTGA
- a CDS encoding LamB/YcsF family protein — translation MSSIDLNADLGEGFGRWTLTDDEELLSVVTSANVACGFHAGDAATMRRVCELAAERGVRVGAQVSYHDLAGFGRRAMDVPPAELAAEVAYQIGALEVFARAAGTRVSYVKPHGALYNRVVHDEEQAAAVVEGVRLADATLPVLGLPGSWLLKLAEAAGLAAVTEAFADRAYTDQGTLAPRGHEGAVITDIEAVIERSVGLARSGTVVSHSGERILVRARSLCLHGDTPGAVELARRVRAELAAAGVRVEAFS, via the coding sequence ATGAGCTCCATCGATCTCAACGCCGACCTCGGCGAGGGCTTCGGCCGCTGGACACTGACCGACGACGAGGAGTTGCTGTCCGTCGTCACCAGCGCCAACGTGGCCTGCGGCTTCCACGCCGGGGACGCGGCCACCATGCGGCGGGTCTGCGAGCTGGCGGCCGAGCGCGGCGTGCGGGTCGGAGCCCAGGTCTCCTACCACGACCTGGCGGGCTTCGGGCGGCGCGCGATGGACGTGCCGCCCGCCGAACTGGCGGCCGAGGTGGCGTACCAGATCGGCGCCCTGGAGGTCTTCGCCCGCGCGGCGGGCACGCGCGTGTCGTACGTGAAGCCGCACGGCGCGCTCTACAACCGGGTCGTGCACGACGAGGAACAGGCGGCGGCGGTGGTGGAGGGGGTACGCCTCGCCGACGCCACGCTCCCCGTCCTCGGCCTGCCCGGCTCATGGCTCCTCAAGCTGGCCGAGGCGGCCGGTCTGGCCGCCGTCACCGAGGCGTTCGCGGACCGCGCGTACACCGACCAGGGCACGCTGGCACCGCGCGGTCACGAGGGTGCCGTGATCACGGATATCGAGGCCGTGATCGAGCGGTCCGTCGGCCTGGCCCGTTCCGGCACGGTCGTCTCCCACTCGGGGGAGCGCATCCTCGTCCGGGCCCGCTCCCTCTGCCTGCACGGTGACACGCCGGGCGCGGTGGAGCTGGCCCGGCGGGTGCGGGCCGAGCTGGCGGCCGCCGGGGTACGCGTGGAGGCGTTCTCATGA
- a CDS encoding 5-oxoprolinase subunit B family protein produces the protein MRALPVGNRALLIEVGTGEEAEALHAELLRRRARGDLSVAEIVPAARTVLLDGLDDPARLAERLASWRVPPVAPRAEEVVEISVRYDGPDLPDVAAHWGVDEAEVARIHAAAEYRVAFCGFAPGFGYLTGLPREVPRRATPRTAVPTGAVALAGPYTGVYPRSSPGGWQLIGTTDAVLWDHTRVPAALLAPGTRVRFTPVATP, from the coding sequence ATGAGGGCGCTGCCGGTCGGGAACCGCGCGCTGCTGATCGAGGTGGGCACGGGCGAGGAGGCCGAGGCCCTGCACGCCGAGCTGCTGCGCCGCCGCGCGAGGGGCGACCTGTCGGTGGCCGAGATCGTCCCCGCCGCCCGTACCGTCCTCCTGGACGGCCTCGACGACCCGGCCCGTCTCGCCGAGCGCCTCGCCTCCTGGAGGGTTCCGCCCGTCGCGCCGCGCGCGGAGGAGGTCGTCGAGATCTCCGTACGGTACGACGGCCCCGACCTGCCGGACGTCGCCGCCCACTGGGGTGTCGACGAGGCCGAGGTCGCCCGGATCCACGCGGCGGCCGAGTACCGCGTGGCCTTCTGCGGCTTCGCCCCGGGATTCGGCTACCTCACCGGGCTGCCCCGCGAGGTCCCGCGCCGGGCGACCCCGCGCACGGCCGTCCCTACGGGGGCGGTGGCCCTGGCCGGCCCGTACACCGGCGTGTACCCGCGTTCCTCCCCCGGCGGCTGGCAGCTGATCGGTACCACGGACGCCGTTCTGTGGGACCACACGCGCGTGCCGGCCGCTCTGCTGGCTCCGGGTACCCGGGTCCGCTTCACACCGGTGGCGACCCCGTGA
- a CDS encoding biotin-dependent carboxyltransferase family protein, whose protein sequence is MTDRALVVVRAGALTTVQDRGRPGHAHLGVPRAGALDAPAAALVNRLVGNPPDAAVLETTLNGCSVRPRSTVVVAVGGAPCAVTVNGRPVAWGAPVRVPGGAVLDIGPARSGVRGYLAVCGGVTVEPVLGSRSTDLLSGLGPPPLTDGTVLPLGRPSHLHARVDVGPHPAPPSELVLRVTLGPRDDWFTDAALHTLTRHPYAVSSASNRIGLRTEGPALERSRAGELPSEGMVLGAVQVPPDGRPVVFLADHPTTGGYPVIAVVHSADLPGAAQATPGTPVRFVAVRHRR, encoded by the coding sequence GTGACCGACCGCGCCCTCGTCGTCGTCCGGGCCGGCGCCCTGACCACCGTCCAGGACCGCGGCCGTCCCGGACACGCCCACCTCGGCGTGCCCCGCGCGGGCGCCCTCGACGCCCCGGCGGCCGCCCTGGTCAACCGCCTGGTGGGCAACCCGCCGGACGCGGCTGTCCTGGAGACCACGCTCAACGGCTGTTCCGTGCGGCCCCGCTCGACGGTCGTCGTGGCGGTCGGAGGCGCCCCCTGCGCGGTCACCGTGAACGGCCGCCCGGTCGCCTGGGGAGCGCCCGTACGGGTCCCCGGAGGGGCGGTGCTGGACATCGGGCCGGCGCGCTCCGGCGTACGCGGCTATCTCGCCGTCTGTGGCGGTGTGACCGTGGAGCCGGTCCTCGGCAGCCGCTCCACCGACCTGCTGTCGGGCCTCGGCCCGCCTCCGCTGACGGACGGCACGGTGCTCCCGCTCGGCCGCCCGAGCCATCTCCACGCGCGCGTGGACGTCGGCCCGCACCCGGCGCCGCCCTCGGAGCTCGTCCTGCGCGTCACCCTGGGCCCGCGCGACGACTGGTTCACGGACGCGGCGCTGCACACCCTCACCAGGCACCCTTACGCCGTCTCCTCGGCGAGCAACCGCATCGGGCTGCGCACGGAGGGGCCCGCCCTGGAGCGCTCCCGGGCGGGTGAACTCCCCAGCGAGGGCATGGTGCTGGGCGCCGTCCAGGTGCCACCGGACGGCCGCCCGGTCGTCTTCCTCGCCGATCACCCGACCACCGGGGGCTACCCGGTGATCGCGGTGGTCCATTCGGCGGACCTGCCCGGCGCGGCCCAGGCCACGCCGGGCACCCCGGTGCGCTTCGTCGCCGTACGGCACCGCCGTTGA
- a CDS encoding SGNH/GDSL hydrolase family protein codes for MRALRFVALGDSLTEGVGDPVEGGRRGWAALLADGLGPAVEFTNLAVSGSQTRDVLDRQLSAALALGPDIASVVIGVNDTLRRTFDIHAVAARLDEIYAAFRERGAVLLTACLPDPGAMLGLPGALARPLARRQRAVNTVVHALSERHGAVHLHASEGAWLTDPAMWSADRLHPGERGHRQLAVRFHALLTEAGIATGPAPAAEPQFPAPTRGAGLWWLATAGTGWVARRCTDLLPQLLTLAAAEVRHKARGTSARLDLSASHAVASALAAPAVSGQRPEVA; via the coding sequence ATGAGGGCCCTGCGGTTCGTGGCCCTCGGCGACTCCCTCACCGAGGGCGTGGGCGACCCCGTCGAAGGCGGCCGGCGGGGCTGGGCCGCGCTGCTCGCCGACGGGCTCGGTCCCGCCGTGGAGTTCACCAACCTGGCCGTCAGCGGCTCCCAGACACGCGACGTGCTGGACCGGCAGCTGTCCGCCGCGCTCGCGCTCGGCCCGGACATCGCCTCCGTCGTCATCGGGGTCAACGACACCCTGCGCCGCACCTTCGACATCCACGCCGTAGCCGCCCGCCTCGACGAGATCTACGCGGCCTTCCGGGAGCGGGGCGCGGTGCTGCTCACCGCGTGTCTGCCCGACCCCGGGGCGATGCTCGGCCTGCCCGGGGCGCTCGCCCGCCCCCTCGCCCGGCGACAGCGGGCCGTCAACACGGTCGTGCACGCCCTCTCCGAGCGCCACGGGGCGGTCCATCTGCACGCCTCGGAGGGCGCCTGGCTCACGGACCCCGCGATGTGGAGCGCGGACCGGCTGCACCCCGGCGAACGGGGGCACCGGCAACTCGCCGTCCGCTTCCACGCCCTGCTCACGGAGGCGGGGATCGCCACGGGGCCCGCCCCTGCCGCCGAGCCCCAGTTCCCGGCGCCCACGCGCGGCGCCGGCCTCTGGTGGCTGGCCACGGCGGGGACGGGCTGGGTGGCCCGGCGCTGCACCGACCTGCTCCCGCAGCTCCTCACCCTCGCCGCCGCCGAGGTACGCCACAAGGCGCGCGGCACCAGTGCCCGACTGGACCTGTCCGCCTCCCACGCGGTGGCGTCGGCCCTGGCCGCGCCGGCCGTGTCCGGTCAGCGGCCGGAGGTGGCGTGA